One Nocardioides luti DNA window includes the following coding sequences:
- a CDS encoding pyridoxamine 5'-phosphate oxidase family protein produces the protein MTDTEDTKKLVDLLKDQHIGMLTTYGPDGPRSLPMARQEVEPDAELWFISARDTAHTRAIQSEPSVALTFSSRDSWVALTGRAAVVDDDAKLKELWNTFAEAWLPGGPEDPNAVLIKVEVDHGEYWDTPGSKVASLISFAKSKLTGEPYESDHGTVTP, from the coding sequence ATGACTGACACCGAGGACACCAAGAAGCTCGTCGACCTGTTGAAGGACCAGCACATCGGCATGCTCACGACCTATGGCCCGGACGGCCCGCGCAGCCTGCCGATGGCCCGCCAGGAGGTGGAGCCGGACGCCGAGCTGTGGTTCATCTCGGCCCGCGACACCGCCCACACCCGCGCGATCCAGTCCGAGCCGAGCGTGGCGCTCACGTTCTCCTCGCGCGACAGCTGGGTGGCCCTCACGGGTCGCGCCGCGGTCGTCGACGACGACGCCAAGCTCAAGGAGCTGTGGAACACGTTCGCCGAGGCGTGGCTGCCCGGCGGCCCCGAGGACCCGAACGCCGTGCTCATCAAGGTCGAGGTCGACCACGGGGAGTACTGGGACACCCCCGGCAGCAAGGTCGCGTCGCTGATCAGCTTCGCGAAGAGCAAGCTCACGGGCGAGCCGTACGAGTCCGACCACGGGACCGTCACCCCCTGA
- a CDS encoding AAA family ATPase encodes MRLHQLEVTGFGPFAETVSVDFDRLSDAGLFLLTGPTGSGKTSVLDAVCFALYGDVPGDRNAAKRLRADQAAPGVAPRVTLETTLSGRRFRISRSPAWERPKKRGTGTTTEQASVTITERVDGAWQPLSSRLDETGHLVTALVGMNVTQFTQVAMLPQGRFQAFLRARSDERHRLLQQLFRTGRFDEVERWFKERRSLLRRRSEASHQRVADLVSRVSEATEVRLPADWDIRDLLGPAADGTLLTWATGLRDAALTTRASSEADAETAAGAETVARDVLDEVRTTLEQRRRVEAAAAEQQALLAAADDHARGRDRVDAARRAAGVLPLHRIDRTARTALERAAGAAEAAGQRAADALGLLMVDEDTLTEALQRAVDDAARVRAALPRQQTQRRLTREIAEARARQEQLGERRDAVARARAALPERLLVLRRELVEATAAGERVAVEEERLAALDARVTAYSLVGGLTRELADARADLAVAQAEEQVLREAWLDLREARLEGMAAEIAGALAVGACCPVCGSAEHPHKAARAEGAPDAAAEKAALKRLDTAKSTTQVHDEQVRTLATALAVATGNAGPLPLDELQARAAAVREGAERLRALADGLPAAREALEEAEAASERLLAEVAALDRESAALTDTVRARTTEHTALKVELDGLLDGARDLATQLDRHLERAAAGRAALQALAELAAATTAADEARAALAAAVSEAGFATPEEAAGAALPADDLRSLERTLADHERRLAAVTAVLADEDAAGLLASPTPDVPAAQRAHAAALAALGDARSRAGVWATRVERLTTLADDLATALDDWAPLREELDLTTRLATFVDGKSPDNRLQMRLSAYVLAYRLTQVVAAANERLAQMSDRRYSLEHTGRRGAGETRGGLSLLVRDDWSGEARDPATLSGGETFVVSLALALGLADVITQESGDGDRGDSRLDTLFVDEGFGSLDADTLDDVMDTLDSLRDGGRIVGVVSHVAEMRDRIPTQLRVSKARTGSTLALSR; translated from the coding sequence ATGAGGCTGCACCAGCTCGAGGTGACCGGCTTCGGCCCGTTCGCCGAGACCGTCAGCGTCGACTTCGACCGGCTCTCCGACGCCGGGCTCTTCCTGCTCACCGGCCCGACCGGGTCCGGCAAGACCAGCGTGCTCGACGCGGTCTGCTTCGCGCTGTACGGCGACGTCCCCGGCGATCGCAACGCCGCCAAGCGGCTGCGGGCCGACCAGGCGGCGCCGGGCGTCGCCCCGCGCGTCACGCTCGAGACGACCCTGTCGGGCCGCCGCTTCCGGATCAGCCGCTCGCCGGCGTGGGAGCGCCCCAAGAAGCGCGGCACCGGCACCACCACCGAGCAGGCCTCGGTCACGATCACCGAGCGCGTCGACGGGGCCTGGCAGCCGCTGTCCAGCCGTCTCGACGAGACCGGTCACCTGGTCACGGCCCTCGTCGGCATGAACGTCACCCAGTTCACCCAGGTCGCGATGCTGCCGCAGGGCCGCTTCCAGGCCTTCCTCCGGGCCCGGTCCGACGAGCGGCACCGGCTGCTGCAGCAGCTCTTCCGCACCGGCCGCTTCGACGAGGTCGAGCGCTGGTTCAAGGAGCGCCGCTCGCTGCTGCGCCGCCGCTCCGAGGCGTCCCACCAGCGGGTCGCCGACCTGGTCAGCCGGGTCAGCGAGGCCACGGAGGTGCGGCTCCCCGCCGACTGGGACATCCGTGACCTCCTGGGGCCCGCGGCCGACGGCACCCTGCTCACCTGGGCCACGGGCCTGCGTGACGCCGCCCTGACCACCCGCGCGAGCAGCGAGGCCGACGCCGAGACGGCCGCGGGTGCGGAGACGGTGGCACGCGACGTCCTCGACGAGGTCCGCACGACGTTGGAGCAGCGCCGGCGCGTGGAGGCGGCCGCCGCCGAGCAGCAGGCGCTGCTCGCCGCGGCGGACGACCACGCTCGGGGCCGCGACCGGGTCGACGCCGCCCGGCGGGCCGCCGGGGTGCTGCCGCTGCACCGCATCGACCGGACCGCACGCACGGCGCTGGAGCGGGCTGCGGGAGCGGCCGAGGCCGCCGGTCAGCGCGCCGCCGACGCGCTCGGCCTGCTCATGGTCGACGAGGACACGCTGACCGAGGCGCTGCAGCGCGCCGTGGACGACGCCGCCCGGGTCCGGGCCGCGCTGCCCCGCCAGCAGACGCAGCGCCGGCTGACCCGTGAGATCGCCGAGGCCCGGGCCCGGCAGGAGCAGCTGGGCGAGCGCCGCGACGCCGTCGCCCGCGCCCGGGCGGCCCTGCCCGAGCGGCTGCTCGTGCTGCGGCGCGAGCTGGTCGAGGCCACCGCGGCCGGCGAGCGGGTCGCGGTCGAGGAGGAGCGACTGGCCGCCCTGGACGCCCGCGTCACGGCGTACTCCCTCGTCGGGGGGCTGACCCGCGAGCTCGCGGACGCCCGCGCCGACCTCGCCGTCGCCCAGGCCGAGGAGCAGGTGCTCCGGGAAGCGTGGCTCGACCTGCGCGAGGCGCGGCTGGAGGGGATGGCGGCCGAGATCGCCGGGGCCCTCGCGGTCGGTGCCTGCTGCCCGGTGTGCGGCTCCGCCGAGCACCCGCACAAGGCCGCCCGCGCCGAGGGCGCCCCGGACGCCGCCGCCGAGAAGGCCGCCCTCAAGCGGCTCGACACCGCGAAGTCGACCACCCAGGTCCACGACGAGCAGGTCCGCACCCTCGCGACGGCGCTCGCCGTGGCCACCGGCAACGCCGGCCCCCTCCCCCTCGACGAGCTGCAGGCCCGGGCAGCAGCGGTCCGGGAGGGTGCCGAGCGGCTGCGCGCCCTGGCCGACGGCCTGCCCGCCGCCCGCGAGGCGCTGGAGGAGGCCGAGGCCGCCAGCGAGCGACTGCTCGCCGAGGTCGCCGCCCTCGACCGGGAGAGCGCCGCCCTCACCGACACGGTCCGGGCACGCACCACCGAGCACACCGCCCTCAAGGTCGAGCTCGACGGGCTGCTCGACGGGGCCCGCGACCTGGCCACCCAGCTCGACCGGCACCTCGAGCGGGCCGCCGCCGGGCGGGCCGCCCTGCAGGCGCTGGCGGAGCTCGCGGCCGCCACCACGGCGGCCGACGAGGCCCGCGCCGCGCTCGCAGCGGCCGTGTCCGAGGCCGGCTTCGCGACGCCCGAGGAGGCGGCCGGGGCCGCGCTGCCCGCCGACGACCTGCGCTCCCTCGAGCGCACGCTGGCCGACCACGAGCGACGGCTGGCCGCGGTGACCGCCGTGCTCGCCGACGAGGACGCCGCCGGGCTGCTCGCGTCGCCGACACCCGACGTTCCCGCTGCGCAGCGCGCCCACGCGGCGGCCCTGGCCGCCCTGGGGGACGCCCGGTCGCGGGCCGGGGTGTGGGCCACCCGCGTGGAGCGCCTCACGACGCTGGCCGACGACCTCGCCACCGCCCTCGACGACTGGGCGCCGCTGCGCGAGGAGCTCGACCTCACCACCCGCCTGGCGACCTTCGTCGACGGCAAGTCACCCGACAACCGGCTGCAGATGCGGCTCTCGGCGTACGTCCTGGCCTACCGGCTCACCCAGGTCGTCGCCGCCGCGAACGAGCGCCTGGCGCAGATGAGCGACCGGCGCTACTCCCTCGAGCACACCGGGCGGCGGGGTGCCGGGGAGACCCGGGGCGGGCTCAGCCTGCTGGTGCGCGACGACTGGTCGGGCGAGGCCCGGGACCCGGCCACGCTCTCGGGCGGCGAGACGTTCGTCGTCTCCCTCGCGCTGGCCCTCGGCCTCGCGGACGTCATCACGCAGGAGTCCGGTGACGGGGACCGGGGCGACTCACGGCTCGACACGCTCTTCGTGGACGAGGGCTTCGGCTCGCTCGACGCCGACACGCTCGACGACGTGATGGACACGCTCGACTCGCTGCGCGACGGCGGCCGGATCGTCGGCGTGGTCAGCCACGTCGCCGAGATGCGCGACCGCATCCCGACCCAGCTGCGGGTGAGCAAGGCCCGCACCGGCTCCACGCTCGCGCTGTCGCGCTGA
- a CDS encoding exonuclease SbcCD subunit D, which translates to MRILHTSDWHLGRSFHREGMLAHQATYVDHLLEVVAAECVDLVVVAGDVYDRALPHVDAVRLADEALARLAASRAQVVLTSGNHDSAQRLGFSSRLIDAAGVFIRTDAGGVGTPVLLEDEHGPVAVHGLPYLDPDSVREPWGLAARSHEAALTEAMRRVRADLATRSSATRSVVLAHAFVGGGALDVRPSDSERDISVGGVSLVPTSVFDGISYTALGHLHGRHTLTDAIRYSGSPLAYSFSEADQRKGSWLVDLGPVGVTSCTFVDAPVPRPLARLRGTLDELLAEPRLVVHEAAWVQATLTDDTRPLQAMDRLRSRFPHALVLGFEPASGAPGGVPAARVQGRSDHEIALDFVAEMRGSAATDDEALLLREAFDACCEDPDLDTLVTDGAS; encoded by the coding sequence ATGCGCATCCTCCACACGTCCGACTGGCACCTGGGCCGGTCGTTCCACCGTGAGGGGATGCTGGCGCACCAGGCGACGTACGTCGACCACCTGCTGGAGGTGGTCGCCGCGGAGTGCGTCGACCTCGTGGTCGTCGCCGGGGACGTCTACGACCGCGCGCTGCCCCACGTCGACGCCGTCCGGCTGGCCGACGAGGCGCTGGCCCGGCTGGCCGCCTCCCGGGCGCAGGTGGTGCTCACCAGCGGCAACCACGACTCCGCGCAACGGCTCGGCTTCAGCTCGCGGCTGATCGACGCCGCGGGCGTCTTCATCCGCACCGACGCCGGCGGTGTCGGCACGCCCGTCCTCCTCGAGGACGAGCACGGCCCGGTGGCGGTGCACGGCCTGCCCTACCTCGACCCCGACTCCGTGCGCGAGCCCTGGGGCCTGGCCGCCCGCTCCCACGAGGCCGCCCTGACCGAGGCGATGCGGCGCGTCCGCGCCGACCTGGCGACCCGCTCGTCCGCCACCCGCTCGGTCGTGCTGGCCCACGCCTTCGTCGGCGGCGGCGCCCTCGACGTCCGGCCGAGCGACTCCGAGCGCGACATCAGCGTCGGCGGCGTCTCGCTCGTGCCGACGTCCGTCTTCGACGGGATCTCCTACACCGCGCTCGGCCACCTGCACGGGCGGCACACGCTCACCGACGCGATCCGCTACAGCGGCTCGCCGCTGGCCTACTCGTTCTCCGAGGCCGACCAGCGCAAGGGGTCCTGGCTCGTCGACCTCGGCCCGGTCGGCGTCACGTCCTGCACCTTCGTCGACGCCCCGGTCCCCCGCCCCCTCGCGCGGTTGCGGGGCACCCTGGACGAGCTGCTGGCCGAGCCGCGGCTGGTGGTGCACGAGGCGGCCTGGGTCCAGGCGACCCTCACCGACGACACCCGGCCGCTGCAGGCGATGGACCGCCTGCGGAGCCGCTTCCCGCACGCGCTGGTCCTCGGCTTCGAGCCCGCGAGCGGCGCGCCGGGCGGCGTGCCCGCCGCGCGCGTGCAGGGGCGCTCCGACCACGAGATCGCCCTCGACTTCGTCGCCGAGATGCGCGGGAGCGCCGCCACCGACGACGAGGCGCTGCTGCTGCGCGAGGCGTTCGACGCGTGCTGCGAGGACCCCGATCTCGACACCCTGGTGACGGACGGGGCGTCATGA
- a CDS encoding NAD(P)-dependent alcohol dehydrogenase, with protein sequence MTTTTPVLSVPTPSAAFERSTIERRDVGAHDVAFDVAFCGICHSDIHQARNEWAEGIFPMVPGHEVAGTVTAVGDEVTKFAVGDRVGVGCFVDSCRECENCEAGEEQYCLKGEVPTYNGRFYEGGDTYGGYSKHFVVHEDYTLRIPEGISLEEAAPLLCAGITTYSPLHHWGAGPGKKVAIVGMGGLGHLGVKIAVAMGAEVTVLSQSLKKEEDGRRLGAQHYHATEDKQTFKDLRGTFDLIVNTVAANLPVDKYLSLLRLDGAMVNVGIPSDADSFHAFSLAGMRRSLAGSKIGGIRETQEMLDFCAEHGIGAEVEVLAPEPAVIDEAYERVVASDVRYRFVIDMAALED encoded by the coding sequence ATGACGACGACCACCCCCGTCCTGTCCGTCCCCACCCCGAGCGCCGCCTTCGAGCGCTCGACGATCGAGCGCCGCGACGTCGGCGCGCACGACGTCGCCTTCGACGTCGCCTTCTGCGGCATCTGCCACTCCGACATCCACCAGGCCCGCAACGAGTGGGCCGAGGGCATCTTCCCGATGGTCCCCGGCCACGAGGTCGCGGGCACCGTCACCGCCGTCGGCGACGAGGTCACGAAGTTCGCGGTCGGCGACCGCGTCGGCGTCGGCTGCTTCGTCGACTCCTGCCGCGAGTGCGAGAACTGCGAGGCCGGCGAGGAGCAGTACTGCCTCAAGGGCGAGGTCCCCACCTACAACGGCCGCTTCTACGAGGGTGGCGACACCTACGGCGGCTACAGCAAGCACTTCGTGGTGCACGAGGACTACACGCTGCGCATCCCCGAGGGCATCTCGCTCGAGGAGGCCGCGCCGCTGCTGTGCGCCGGCATCACGACGTACTCCCCCCTCCACCACTGGGGCGCCGGTCCCGGCAAGAAGGTCGCGATCGTCGGCATGGGTGGCCTCGGCCACCTCGGCGTGAAGATCGCGGTCGCGATGGGCGCCGAGGTCACCGTGCTCAGCCAGTCGCTCAAGAAGGAGGAGGACGGCCGTCGCCTCGGGGCGCAGCACTACCACGCCACCGAGGACAAGCAGACCTTCAAGGACCTGCGCGGCACCTTCGACCTGATCGTCAACACCGTCGCGGCGAACCTCCCCGTCGACAAGTACCTCTCGCTGCTCCGCCTCGACGGCGCCATGGTGAACGTCGGCATCCCGTCGGACGCCGACTCGTTCCACGCGTTCTCGCTCGCCGGGATGCGGCGCTCGCTGGCCGGCTCCAAGATCGGCGGCATCCGCGAGACCCAGGAGATGCTCGACTTCTGCGCCGAGCACGGCATCGGCGCCGAGGTCGAGGTGCTGGCCCCCGAGCCGGCCGTCATCGACGAGGCCTACGAGCGCGTCGTCGCCTCCGACGTGCGCTACCGGTTCGTCATCGACATGGCCGCGCTCGAGGACTGA
- a CDS encoding ABC transporter permease, translating to MSAPAAAADVATRAPAAGAPRRPGRLAPLRWELRKLRAQQRARAVLIGSLLLPVVVVVVIHGQSRPPKDTLFGRFATDNGFALALLVLGFAAQWVIPLLTAVVAGDIFASEDQHGTWKTVLTRSTSRTDLFAAKTVTAAGFGVLVLVVLAASTIASSLLIVGHQPLLGLTGQTIPAGEALRLVTLSWATTVPPMLGFTCLAILLSVWSRNPAVGVAAPVVIGMVMQLVGALGGVEAVRPFLLTTPFEAWHGLLADPRFTGPLTEGLVTSAVWCAVSLGAAYLMLRRRDITGG from the coding sequence ATGAGCGCCCCGGCCGCCGCTGCCGACGTGGCCACCCGGGCGCCGGCGGCCGGTGCGCCGCGACGCCCCGGACGCCTGGCGCCGCTGCGCTGGGAGCTGCGCAAGCTCCGGGCCCAGCAGCGCGCGCGGGCCGTCCTGATCGGCTCGCTCCTGCTCCCCGTGGTCGTGGTCGTGGTCATCCACGGCCAGTCCCGTCCCCCCAAGGACACGCTCTTCGGCCGGTTCGCCACGGACAACGGCTTCGCGCTGGCGCTGCTCGTCCTGGGCTTCGCGGCGCAGTGGGTCATCCCGCTGCTCACCGCAGTCGTCGCCGGCGACATCTTCGCCAGCGAGGACCAGCACGGCACCTGGAAGACCGTGCTCACCCGCTCCACGAGCCGCACCGATCTCTTCGCCGCCAAGACCGTGACCGCCGCCGGGTTCGGCGTCCTGGTCCTGGTGGTGCTGGCGGCGTCGACGATCGCGTCGAGCCTGCTGATCGTGGGCCACCAGCCGCTGCTCGGCCTCACGGGCCAGACGATCCCCGCGGGCGAGGCGCTGCGGCTCGTCACGCTGAGCTGGGCCACCACGGTCCCGCCGATGCTGGGCTTCACCTGCCTGGCGATCCTGCTGTCCGTCTGGTCGCGCAACCCGGCCGTCGGTGTCGCCGCCCCCGTGGTCATCGGCATGGTCATGCAGCTCGTGGGCGCGCTCGGCGGGGTGGAGGCCGTGCGCCCGTTCCTGCTGACCACGCCGTTCGAGGCCTGGCACGGGCTGCTCGCCGACCCCCGCTTCACCGGCCCGCTCACCGAGGGACTGGTCACGAGCGCCGTCTGGTGCGCCGTCAGCCTCGGTGCGGCCTACCTCATGCTCCGCCGTCGCGACATCACCGGAGGCTGA
- a CDS encoding ABC transporter ATP-binding protein, with product MESLAVDAVGVTKNFGPVRAVDDITVRVAEGEVYGVLGPNGAGKTTFLRMLFGLIRPDAGTIRVLGRTWDEDGVAVLDGVGGFIESPRFYPYLTGRQNLEGLLLLDGGAPAGLLDEVLDLVEMSDRVDQKVGGYSYGMRQRLGVAASLLREPRLLVLDEPANGLDPAGIRDMRALVKRLAASGLTVLLSSHDMDEVEEICDNVTIMKRGTVAFHGTIAALRTRAPDPGHLLATTDDDRALGLAREHPGLRVVRGAATGLVVTGPTPQVSAYVAAIVQARIDLLALSQTQTPLEALFFMLTDDAHHQTLDRPAAPAGAVR from the coding sequence ATGGAATCGCTCGCCGTCGACGCCGTGGGCGTCACCAAGAACTTCGGACCGGTCCGCGCCGTCGACGACATCACCGTGCGGGTGGCCGAGGGCGAGGTGTACGGCGTGCTCGGGCCCAACGGGGCCGGCAAGACCACCTTCCTCCGGATGCTCTTCGGCCTGATCCGTCCGGACGCCGGCACCATCCGCGTGCTCGGCAGGACCTGGGACGAGGACGGCGTCGCGGTCCTCGACGGCGTCGGTGGCTTCATCGAGAGCCCCCGGTTCTACCCGTACCTCACCGGCCGCCAGAACCTCGAGGGCCTGCTCCTCCTCGACGGCGGCGCCCCGGCCGGGCTGCTCGACGAGGTCCTCGACCTGGTCGAGATGAGCGACCGCGTCGACCAGAAGGTCGGCGGCTACTCCTACGGCATGCGCCAGCGCCTCGGGGTCGCCGCGAGCCTCCTGCGCGAGCCGCGGCTCCTGGTGCTGGACGAGCCCGCCAACGGCCTCGACCCGGCCGGCATCCGGGACATGCGGGCCCTGGTCAAGCGGCTCGCCGCGAGCGGGCTGACCGTGCTGCTGAGCTCGCACGACATGGACGAGGTCGAGGAGATCTGCGACAACGTCACCATCATGAAGCGCGGCACCGTCGCCTTCCACGGCACCATCGCCGCCCTGCGCACCCGCGCGCCGGACCCGGGCCACCTGCTCGCGACCACCGACGACGACCGCGCCCTGGGCCTCGCCCGGGAGCACCCCGGCCTGCGGGTCGTCCGCGGGGCCGCCACCGGTCTCGTCGTGACCGGCCCGACGCCCCAGGTGTCGGCGTACGTCGCCGCGATCGTGCAGGCCCGCATCGACCTGCTGGCGCTCAGCCAGACCCAGACGCCCCTGGAGGCCCTGTTCTTCATGCTCACCGACGACGCCCACCACCAGACCCTCGACCGCCCGGCCGCGCCGGCGGGGGCCGTCCGATGA